In the genome of Drosophila yakuba strain Tai18E2 chromosome 3R, Prin_Dyak_Tai18E2_2.1, whole genome shotgun sequence, one region contains:
- the LOC6536151 gene encoding argininosuccinate synthase, producing MSRETVILAYSGGLDTSCILKWLLDKQYEVVCVLADVGQKEDFTAAEKKALKIGAKKVIVADVKQSFVEDYIWPAVQMGLVYEERYLLGTSLARPCISVALMKVAADYGAKYLAHGATGKGNDQVRFELCAYALKPDLKIIAPWRDEEFCRQFQGRQDLIAYAQQHGIEVSAKPATPWSTDANILHISYESGILEDPNTLAPENLYEMTVDPLTKAPREPVRLVIQFDRGLPTSVEDLASSRVYTKPLEMLDFLNKLGGSYGIGRIDIVENRFVGLKSRGVYETPGGTILFAAHQDLEVFALDREVLRTKQVLRDRMADYVYNGFWFSPEAIYARKCIELAEQRVSGKVTVELAPGYCRAVARKAAKDVGALYNEQLVSMDVHGGYVPQDAGGFIAINAVRIREHVRAFGAYEVPKQKN from the exons ATGTCTAGAGAAACCGTAATTTTGGCCTACTCCGGGGGCCTGGACACTAGCTGCATCCTTAAGTGGTTGCTGGACAAGCAGTATGAGGTCGTATGTGTCCTAGCCGATGTTGGCCAGAAGGAAGATTTCACCGCCGCCGAGAAGAAGGCCCTTAAAATTGGTGCAAAAAAG GTGATCGTGGCCGATGTTAAGCAGTCCTTCGTTGAGGACTATATCTGGCCGGCCGTACAAATGGGTCTGGTGTATGAGGAGCGCTATCTGCTGGGCACTTCTTTGGCGAGGCCCTGCATCAGTGTTGCCCTGATGAAGGTTGCCGCCGATTATGGGGCGAAGTACCTGGCCCACGGAGCCACCGGAAAGGGAAACGACCAGGTGCGCTTCGAATTGTGCGCCTACGCCCTCAAACCGGATCTGAAG ATCATCGCTCCCTGGAGGGATGAAGAATTCTGCAGACAGTTTCAAGGTCGACAGGACCTCATTGCCTATGCCCAACAACACGGAATCGAGGTGAGCGCCAAGCCAGCTACTCCCTGGAGCACTGATGCCAACATCCTGCACATCAGCTACGAGTCCGGAATACTCGAAGATCCCAACACATTGGCTCCGGAAAATCTCTATGAGATGACAGTCGATCCCCTGACCAAGGCTCCACGGGAGCCGGTGCGCTTGGTTATTCAATTCGATAGGGGACTGCCCACCAGTGTGGAAGATTTGGCCAGCAGTCGAGTCTACACGAAACCCCTGGAGATGCTAGATTTCCTCAATAAGCTGGGCGGATCTTATGGCATTGGACGGATTGACATCGTAGAAAATCGCTTTGTGGGACTGAAATCCCGAGGGGTGTACGAGACGCCCGGGGGCACCATCCTTTTTGCTGCTCACCAGGACCTTGAAGTGTTTGCTTTGGACCGCGAAGTACTCCGCACCAAGCAGGTTCTGCGGGATCGGATGGCCGACTACGTCTACAATGGCTTCTGGTTCAGTCCCGAGGCAATTTATGCCCGTAAATGCATCGAGTTGGCCGAGCAGCGCGTCTCCGGAAAGGTAACCGTGGAACTGGCCCCTGGATATTGCCGTGCAGTCGCCCGAAAGGCGGCCAAGGATGTGGGAGCTCTTTACAACGAACAGCTCGTATCGATGGACGTCCATGGCGGCTATGTGCCGCAGGATGCTGGTGGATTCATCGCCATCAATGCGGTCCGAATCAGGGAACATGTCCGTGCGTTTGGTGCCTACGAAGTCCCAAAGcagaaaaactaa
- the LOC26534755 gene encoding uncharacterized protein LOC26534755, whose protein sequence is MLIARLAILISFLGCVSGLQKLKTTAGSTTTKTTRTLNAVSYCQPSGGYCRIHVDCCSGMCIQVSAECR, encoded by the exons ATGTTGATTGCCCGACTGGCGATTTTAATCTCTTTTCTGGGCTGTGTGTCTGGACTCCAGAAACTGAAGACCACTGCCGGTTCCACGACTACAAAGACTACGAGGACTTTGAATGCTGTCAGCTATTGTCAGCCAAGTGGAGGATAT TGTCGGATACATGTGGATTGCTGTTCGGGAATGTGCATTCAGGTGTCTGCAGAGTGTCGTTAG
- the LOC26535435 gene encoding uncharacterized protein LOC26535435, translating to MKLSVAFTIVIRMFLGLAIAFPTHHIERHIPYGMDDFYPFIARNSSDVLPLSKNLTQIQRLRWADKCVQFRKKCTLAEHCCSLRCLKRFYRCIT from the exons ATGAAGCTCAGTGTTGCATTCACCATCGTTATACGGATGTTTTTGGGCCTGGCCATCGCTTTTCCCACTCATCACATCGAGCGACATATACCTTACGGCATGGATGACTTCTATCCATTTATTGCCAGAAATTCCTCCGATGTGCTGCCGTTGTCTAAAAATCTAACGCAA ATTCAACGACTGCGATGGGCCGATAAGTGTGTGCAGTTCAGAAAGAAGTGCACGTTAGCAGAGCACTGCTGCAGTTTAAGATGCCTGAAACGTTTTTACCGATGCATTACCTAA